AAAAAAACAAGTACTAGGATACATTGCAAACTATGGAACGAAAGAAACCTACTTGAAAAGGCCTCAGCAGTTCTACGCATGAGTCGGGTAATGCAGCATTATAGGATGATCCATTCATATGCATACAAAGGCTTCAATTTTGATTTCCATTCAGTTTCATCCGAATATTGATTTTTCTTTAGTTTAGATCAGCTACGATTTAGGTACTACAGTTGTATAGGATGATCCACTGCCATTCATACAGAGGTTCCAGTCTTGAATATGTTTCAGTTGAATTCAGTTTTTCGAGTCAGCCCATCTCAGCTCTATGTGACATTTATAAGATGACTCCATAAAATTCACAAAAGACGGTATTTTTTTCCCATCTCAGCCCCAACTGTTGCTTTCTTTGAGGTTTGGTCGTCTAAGTAGCTTTGCGGTGTTATGGCCGGTGCAGGCTGGAGGACCCTGACTCGGAGGAGACGACAGAGTTCATGGCGAGCGAGGCGGACTTGGCCGAGTCCATGCTTTCCTGGTTAGGGAGAGCCTCCAACACAAGGTCATGTGTTGCTTCTCTCCTCTATTTGGATTTTATTAATTGGTGTCTTTTTTACTgattccttcgctattgctgTGCGCTCCTAGGTTTAGTCCATGTCTCTCTAGATTACTTCTATTTCGTACGGATGGTCTTGAGTTTGCACAATTCCGGGATGTCAGCTCGCCGCACATGTGGTACTTATTGTTAATAGTTATAGAATTCCCTAGGTGTTCTTTGTTATTTTTGTGCACAGAAGTTGTTTGTGTCTTTGTCCGAGCCAATTTCAGTTACAAATCCCCGAGTTAAACTACATGTGGCTAACAACATTGCAGATGAAGCTCTCGTCTTTGACTATAAGTTTGACATGTGCTAAGAGTTTTTCGGTGGTTGATATCCTGCACCTCAAACACAGACACCCCGTGTCGCGTCTCCCTCGTGCTCCTCCAGATCCGAAACGGCTCCACAGGTTCCCCGCAAATCGCCGCAGCCCTTCTTACCACCAACGATCAAGACTCCGGCACCAGCCATCTACTACGTGCGCGCGAAGGCGAATCGAACGCCCCTCTCCCCGACCCCAGATCTACGACGAGAACAAGCGGCCGACAGATCCACGCATCTACCTACCCAAGGACGGATCGAAGGAGGGGGGCCGGAGGAAGAGCGGGGGGATACCTGGCGGCGGACGGGCCGGGCGGGCGGTGACTACTTCTTGTGCGCCTGGACGAACTTGGAGTTCTTGAGGTCCTCCTCGGTGAAGCCGGCGGTCATCTTGGTGATGAGGGCCCCCGTGACGGCGAAGCCGGCGAGGAAGGGCCAGGTGCGGCCCCACTCCCGGCGGAAGAACACCGGCCACGGGTCGAACGCCGAGAAGAACTTCATCTCCGGTGGGTAGCGCTCCGATCTGGTTCTCGGTGCTTTGCGGCGTGGACGGGGAGGAGACGAGGGGAAAAGAGGAGTGGCTGGCTGTGGGTTGGGTTGAGTGAGTCGCGGTTATACCTGGCCAAATGGGCCGGCCCGGCACGGCACGGCCCGGCCTGAGATAAACAAGATGTTAGGGACCTCCCCTGGCCCATACTCGTACCTGGGCTTTCCCCTTTGACAGCTCATGGGCCGGGCCTGTCTATGCACACCTCTCGGCTACAACCTACAAGTACTGGGAAGCAGGCAACGAGGACGGCATCCAGTGGATCACGGCGGACCGGCGGCTTTTCCCTTTTACCTTTCTTCCTCCTCGGTTCCTCTCAAGAGTGCTTCCTCCATTCGTGTAATCGATGATCTGTAATCTGCTACTACCACAGAGAGTGTAGATTGAACCCTGTATCCCATCTAGTCCCTTACACAAGAAATCAGAAATTCTGACCAAATAAATAGGCGAGCAGTGGCCTAACCTTACCTGCGAGAAGAATGGGCCTGCGGGGACGAAGATGAtgatgaaggcaggcggggcggtGGCCTACATCTGCGATCGAAGTGGCCGGAGCGGTGGTGGTTTTCCGCACGCCGACCTTGCCCCGATGTCACCAGCGCCACCGGTGGCGTCAGACCCGACAACTCCGGCGCCGTGCAGCCCCTTTCACCGCACAAGGAGTTGGTTCcccccgccgtcctcgccgccgcaAACAGCTGGTTCCCCGCCGCACTCGCGCTCAAGCTCTCCAATCGAGATACGACGGAGCACAACCAGCAGTGTCTCCTCCCCATGGCCCCAAGCCGCACTCTTTCGAGGACGGCGCAGCCCACCTCGCCTCCGGTGCTCCTCGGCCCTCGCCACCGCCGCTCCTCGCCCCTCGCCTCTGCCGCTCCTCGACCCTCGCCTCTGCCGCTCCACGCCTTCGAGCGAAATTCTCCTCATGCCTGCGGTCGCTGGAGGGAGTGCGCCGTAATTCCCTCCTGTCTCTGCCCCGAGACGGGACGCGCTGCCGTGTTGGCTAGGGCGAGGACCGCCGCCGCTACTCGCCCCTTTCCTCCGCCGCTCCACGCCTCTGACGCGGAGAGCTCTCTCGCGTGCGGCAACCAGAGGGAGTGCGCCGCGAAGGCCCGCAGCCTCCGGCCTCTGCTCCGAGACGGTAGGCGCCGTCGTGGTCGCCGGCGACCAAGCGACCATATCGACGTTATCTGCTCACTTGTCTACAGGTCAACGAAAGGGAGGTTGTGGGGAAAGGGATTAGGATGGACCGTTTGGGACGAGTTGCTGCTTTTCCGAACGAGAAAAGGGCATGACGTGGCTGACCCCGTCTGCTCTAAGATTCGTGCGAATAAATCAAAGGTAGAAAAGTCGTTCGGGCTGAGATCCTAGAACATGGCACGTTCGGCACTTATCAATACCCAAAAAAGAAGCATGCATGCCTTGGCTTCAATTGCTTGTCGCCACGCATGTACTAGCGCCTTCAATTCTCCTGCCTCCTGCGCATGTCACACCTCTCCTCTGGATGCAAACCAGCCTTCTCATCTCTCCGCATGCAAAAGTGCAAAACCGTAATTTGCTCCAGGCCTTCACGCGCTTTGTTCTCTCTGGAAGCAACAAccgaaaatttggaaaaaaaagtGAGCGCTTTGAGGCCTGTGACCCTAAGCCGACTGCGCATGTCACACCTCTCCTCTGGATGCAAACCAGCCTTCTCATCTCTCCGCATGCAAAAGTGCAAAACCGTAATTTGCTCCAGGGCTTCAGGCGCTTTGTTCTCTCTGGAAGCAACAAccgaaaatttggaaaaaaaaaaAGTGAGCGCTTTGAGGCCTGTGACCCTAAGCCGGCTACGCATGTCATACCTCTCCTCTGGATGCAAACCAGCCTTCTCATCTCTCCGCATGCAAAAGTGCAAAACCGTAATTTGCTCCAGGGCTTCAGGCGCTTTGTTCTCTCTGGAAGCAACAACCGAAAATTTAGAAAAAAAGTGAGCGCTTTGAGGCCTGTGACCCTAAGCCGGCCCAGACTACGATTCGATACCACGATCTCACTCACACCAGACTGCAAACCGTGACGAGCTAGCCACTCCACCACATAACTGCTAGTGAAATATTAAGCCGCCCAACCCTATAATAACACAAGGATTGAAATTTTGGGAAAAACACATTTTTGAAACATTTCTTGAAAATTTCAAACAATTTGAAATGCCGCAAATATTTTTTCATACTCAAACCTTTTTTCCGAAAAAATGTGAGCAATTTTTGTATTCCGACCTTAAAAAAAATACGGACATTTTTGGCAAAACCTACTAGTTTTCTAAAACGTTAACAACTTTTAAAACTCTGGAACAAATTTTGTGAATTTTTAAATCATGAACAATTTTCTCATATTGTGTTTTTTATAAAATTCCTGAACTTTTTTTGTGACACGAATTTTTTTCTGaaattgtgaacaaattttggAAATGGGAGCATATTTTGAAATTCCTATACATTTTCTGAGACATGAACATTTTCCGAATGACATTCTGAACATATTTCGAGAAAAgagaacatttttcaaattcctGTACATTTTCtgaaacatgaacattttatgaatgacgctctgaacattttttgaaatttcaaaccCAAAACATTTGTTTAAAAAAGGAAATGTCTTATAAAACACGGACACtttttaaatttgtgaacaaatttaaAAAAACTCAAACCTTTTTTAAAAAGGGGACATCTTTCGAGAATACTGAACAATTTTTTGAAACTTTGGGAAAAAAGAATACGTGAATACTTTTTCAAAaaggaacattttttaaattcctATTTTTTGGAAACCttaaaaaaattatgaatctctggaaaaaatttaaaaatgcaaACATTTTCTCAAAACAGGAACATCTTTTGAAATTCCAAAACTAAATTCGGACAGCGAATTTTTTTTTAAACCAAACTTTTTTTGAAACTTCGGAACAAAAAattgaaaacatgaacattttttcaaaatgcaCATAATTATTAAAATGGAACTTTTTTTAAACTTCCCAACACAATCTAagacatgaacattttttgaaacttgtGAACAATTTCTAGAAACGaaaacttttttttatttttctgatttttttagaaaaatgAATATTCTTTGAAATTAGCGAACAAGTTTTGAAACAGAATTATTAACTGAAAACCCCAATTTTTTCTGAAGACGttgtgaaatttttgaaaaaaaataaagaaaagaaactgaacaaaaaagaaaaaagaaaagaaatagaaaaggaaaaggaaaaaatgaTTAGTAAAAAAACATAAGAAAGCGAAAAGCCAGTAAGAAACGGTTCCGAAACATTCTAGAATCTTCACAAAACCAGAAAAACTAGGCTAGAACATTCCAGAATGTTCCCAAAACCGGATGCCTGTACGCTTTAGCTTCtcaggtgggccggcccagtgcgAACGATCGACTACTTGATGCAGAATGCGGGCATAATTCTTTGTGCAATCGGGCGCACACCCCCCGTCCGCACTGGCCCGTATAGTTCTTTGTACAATCGGGCGCACACCCCCGTCCGCACTGGCCCGATATAGTTCTTTGTGCAATCGGGCGCACATCCCCCGTCCGCACTGGCCTGATATAGTTCTTTGTGCAATCAGGCGCACACCCACGTCCACACTGGCCCGTATAGTTCTTTGTGCAATCGGGCGCACACCCCCCGTCCGCACTGGCCCGATATAGTTCTTTGTGCAATCGGGCGCACTCCCCCCGGTCCGCACTGGGCTGGCCTGTCTTACTTTTTTTTCCTTCTCAAAATTCTTTTAAAAAAGGTGTGCATGAGAGGATTCGAACCCTTCACCCCACAGTCTCTTTGCAAGCGCAGTAACCACCGGGGACAACATCCTTTGGTGATTGAGAGCATCTTTTACAGTTCTTCAAATAAAGAACGTGAAcctattttcttttcttttttcaccggtttttcttctgttttttctttctCTATTTTTTAAACTTTTCTCGATTTTGCGAACATTTTTTTGTGAACCTTTTTCCGATTTCGCGAACAATGTTTTGTGAACCTTTTTCtgaattcgtgaacttttttcaacATCGATATACTTTATGCAAATCTGATGAACGTTtctcaaatttgatgaacttttttttgaaccttttttgaattcgtgaacttttttaaaaatcGATAAACTTTTAGCAAATCCAATGAACATTTCTCAAATTTGATTAACTTTTTTTGAACcttttttgaattttgaacttttttcaaaatcgatgaactttttgcACATCCatgaattttttaaaaaaaattgatgaactattttcaaCTTTTTCcgaaattgatgaacttttctaaaaatgGATGAAATTTTTcacaaatttgatgaacttttaaAATAATGGTGAACTTTTTACAAATTCGTTCAACTTTTTCAAATTTGGTGAACTTTTTTTTCAagttcaatgaacttttttcaagttCGATGAACGTTTTTGAATTTTGTTAAAAACAATCAAAATCCATAAACAATTTCGAATTGatgatttttatttttattttctaaTCATATTTTTCAAAAatccagttgaccagtcaactggcCACCCACGACTAGTTTTTTTGAGGGGCCGGTCCTGGACTGTACCGCTCGAGCGATCTAGCGACATTGGGGTAGTgaagcaacccgctcgagcgattTGGGAGGGGGCGGTTGAAGCGATCGAGCAGGGGAACTGGTTCGCGCTCGCCTCGGATGGGCCGGCCCAGAACAGGGGCGCGTGAGCGCCGTTTCCTCCATGTGGCGCTGAAGGCACCACATAGGTGCTCCCAGAATGTGTCATAAAAGAAAAGGGAATATCCTATTTGACGCTATTGCGGCAAACTGTCGAGGGAAGGAACAGATGCGAGCGAGCAAGCGAAAGTTGAAGGTGACGGTCAGTCATGGGAGAGAGCCCCTAGTGCTCGTTCATGGGTTGGTGCAAGATATTTTGGGGGGCTATAATTACCTCTTGGTTGTTAATGCGAGGATTAAAATAGGTAGTCCATAGGAGAGTACACATGGAGGGGACAGTGGGTGTTCCTCAATGACTAAATGAGGAAGTGGAATGCTTGCAGAGTCTTGACAGACACAACTTAGTCGCGACATGACTCTCGAGTCCACACGGCTAGATTTGATTCCCCATGCATCAAAAGACCTCTTCTAAAACTAGACACACCACTACTGCAGGGTACTCCCGAAGGGAGTGCATATCAGTAGTAGTGCCTTCACGCAGTAGTAATGTTACACGAACTTTGTCCCCCTAACCTCGTGTCTCCCCTCTCGGTGACTCGAGGGAGCTAGGTCTTTGCCGCGGCCACGCCTCTATGCCTGAGCTCCCCTCCTAGCCGCCACCACTGGTTGCTGCTAGTCATCCCGCGGTGACAGGGGTCTCCCCAACGCCTTCCCTCTCCACTTGGCATTTCTCTCTGGCTCTCCTCTTCCCTCTTTCGAAGTGGCTTGCACGACGTGGGTATGGACATGGAGGTGTGTTGTGGTGGTCTAGTCGGCCATGGTGGCGCAGATTCTCACGTCGGTGACGTCGCAAAAGGAACGGGAGTGGTCTTACTGGCCAGTGAGGCGATGCTCCTTTATCAGCGACCCACGCAACAAGCGCAAGATCCACTCCCACCTCGGGATCCCTTTCTATGTTCCCGTCCAAGCTCTGAGGTCAGTGCATTCATCGTTCGATGGTGTGACGCCCGTCGATCCAAGGCAAGGTGGTAGGGGGCTCCTTTCGGCGATGGAGTTGGTTGGCATGGTCGTGTTTGACTTTCTGAGTGTTGGTGATGGCATGCCTCCTACAACGGGTAGCCTTCCTCTCAAATTGGTTCTGTTCACCGGTTGTAATGTTGGTTGTAATGCCCAGTTGTTTctttatatataaagcagggTGAAAGCCTTTCTCGATACTATCTTCAAAGATCCATGAATCTTTTGTTGAGTAGTTTCAGTTTGTGAAGCTTTGAAGTCTTCTCCACAAGGAAAATCTCCTCCACAAACCAAAGCCGGGTCATTTGAGTAGTCTACCAATCATTCATCTCTCTCACCATGTGCCTCTCTTCTAGTGGAATACAACACGATATGGGAGACTAGGACGAGCCCCCTCGCTTCGCGATGCCTTCTTCCTCCTATTCACCCTCCCGTTCCTCCCTCGTCTCCCGACTTGGACTACCAACTCACCACCTTCGCCCTTGATGATGCTGTTGTGCGCCTTTAAGGTCTCTGAACCTCAACACTTTGGTCCATCTGGCTCTCCACTTCTTGAGATGGATGTAGACCTGGTTCGAGGTGACCTATTAGCCACAGAATCAAACACCTGCTTGAAAACAGAGTTCATGTGGGCCTCCTTGAAGTCCTTGTCAGTCCTCACCCCATTGGATATGAGGCCATACATCTTGTTAAGCATGAAGTTGGACAAGAACGACTGTCATGTCGTCGAATTGCCCCTCCCTAACATCTATGCATTTCCAGCCTTGATGGTTCCCTTATGTGCAGCAACAACGACATTAGGCACCGCCATCACAATGTTGGATACCTCGCAGGCCCCTCGAAGACATCTGTATCCGGGGGCATGTGCTCGTCGATCGAAGGCTGGGAGTCCTCAACATAGGACGACGGGAATTGGTTCTCGGACAAGACAATGGCCTAACTAAAGTCTTGGGTGCCCATGTCCTACAAGCCTTAGCATCAGGACTAGTGGAACAATGTACACATAGACATTAAGAAAGACCACTACACGTTGACAATAAGCATAGTACACATGGATCATGAAGTTCAACACAACCCCCTATGATTGATCTACAAGATCAAAGCATATGGACTTTTTCATGGAGTTCAACACACTACCACCCCTACATATCGATCATACTTGCAAACTAGCA
This sequence is a window from Aegilops tauschii subsp. strangulata cultivar AL8/78 chromosome 7, Aet v6.0, whole genome shotgun sequence. Protein-coding genes within it:
- the LOC109783706 gene encoding ATP synthase small subunit 6-A, mitochondrial; translation: MKFFSAFDPWPVFFRREWGRTWPFLAGFAVTGALITKMTAGFTEEDLKNSKFVQAHKK